A single region of the Armatimonadota bacterium genome encodes:
- a CDS encoding glycosyl transferase: MNVTLSIIIVNWNTREHLRACLRSIFAHPPEEPLEVWVVDNASSDGSVQMVREEFPLVHLIANEQNLGYGRANNQALRQARGEFALILNSDIEVMPGALQALIDFMRQYPDAHAAGGQLILPDGRVQFSCSDRLTLWAVFCEQSLLAKAFPHSRLFGGYTLTWWSYDSVREVEQVVGACLMLRRQPDGSFPLFDERYFMYAEDTELCHRIRQAGGRIYYVPHARFKHHLGASSEQETVRTEMVKAYNRSRILFFREVYGAWSIPLYRLLIAMGALLRTLLWMGAWLRGQPNRTRAARHVAMFWEVFRDAIGLSGQDPPDIANRA; this comes from the coding sequence GCCGTTGGAGGTGTGGGTTGTGGATAACGCCTCTTCCGACGGCAGTGTGCAGATGGTGCGTGAAGAGTTTCCACTGGTGCACCTGATTGCCAACGAACAGAACCTCGGTTACGGCAGGGCGAACAACCAGGCGTTGCGTCAGGCACGGGGCGAGTTCGCACTCATCCTGAACAGCGATATCGAGGTCATGCCCGGTGCACTGCAAGCATTGATCGATTTCATGCGTCAGTATCCCGATGCGCACGCAGCTGGGGGACAGCTCATCTTGCCAGACGGAAGGGTCCAGTTCTCCTGCTCGGATCGGTTGACTCTATGGGCGGTGTTCTGCGAGCAGAGCCTGCTGGCGAAGGCGTTTCCGCACTCGCGCCTGTTCGGTGGCTACACTCTCACCTGGTGGAGTTACGACAGCGTGCGCGAAGTGGAGCAGGTAGTAGGGGCATGCCTGATGCTGCGTCGGCAGCCGGACGGCTCCTTTCCCCTGTTCGACGAACGCTACTTCATGTATGCCGAAGACACCGAACTGTGCCATCGCATTCGGCAGGCGGGCGGGCGTATTTACTATGTGCCTCATGCCCGATTCAAGCATCACCTGGGAGCGAGCAGCGAGCAGGAAACGGTGCGTACCGAGATGGTGAAAGCGTACAACCGCAGCCGTATCCTCTTCTTTCGCGAGGTCTACGGTGCCTGGAGCATACCCCTGTACCGCCTGCTCATCGCGATGGGAGCGTTGCTGAGAACGCTTCTGTGGATGGGAGCATGGTTGCGAGGTCAACCGAACCGCACACGCGCTGCGCGGCACGTCGCGATGTTTTGGGAAGTTTTTCGGGACGCTATCGGTCTCTCCGGGCAGGATCCCCCAGATATTGCAAACAGAGCATAA
- the gltA gene encoding glutamate synthase has translation MHYHGLPAPDGLYHPAYEHDACGVGFVVNIQGKKSHAIVEQGIQILENLVHRGAAGSDPETGDGAGILIQIPHQFFLRQRDGNLPEEGYYGVGMVFLPRDERDRALCEAAIETVTKEEGQIFLGWREVPVDNTAIGTASRAVEPVIKQFFIGRAKEIPDQEAFERKLFVIRKVIENRVSRLHLRQPEYFYICSLSSRTLVYKGLLLAHQISGFYLDLAEPDVVTALALVHQRFSTNTFPTWPLAHPYRMLAHNGEINTLRGNRNWMRAREAYLRSSLFGDDVKKLTPLVTETGSDSATLDNALELLVRGGRSLAHAMLMLIPEAWGNHQFMDEDRKAFYEYHACIMEPWDGPAAVAFTDGRQIGAMLDRNGLRPARYLVTKDDLVIMASETGVLDIPDENIRSKWRLQPGKIFLVDTEEGRIIDDEELKDRIVHQKPYRQWLFQNRIDLSRLPDPPHVYLPHHDTILERQKVFGYTLEDLNMILAPMAIDGEEPVGSMGNDTPIAVLSQRPQLLYNYFKQLFAQVTNPPIDHIREEIVMSLADYIGKDGSLLEETPEHCRQLRIETPILTNVELEKLRHIEANNFSARTLYMLFDPDTGAAGMEAALTHLCKEASRAVAEGVSIIILSDRGVDRNHAPIPALLATSAVHHHLIREGTRTAVGLVVESGEPREVHHFALLIGYGASAVNPYLVFETLADMKREGMLPEELTYEQACKNFIKSINKGLLKTMSKMGISTLQSYRGAQIFEAIGLHEEVIDKYFTHTVSRISGVKLDVIAEETLARHRFAYPPAPVPENLDLDPGGWYKWRRGGEFHQMNPDVIAKLQHAVRTGNYQIYKEYAELVNKQNEQLATLRGLFQFKKGNPIPIEEVEPVSEIVKRFATGAMSLGSISKEAHETLAIAMNRLGGKSNTGEGGEDPERYIPLPNGDSKRSAIKQVASGRFGVTTHYLVNADELQIKMAQGAKPGEGGQLPGHKVSKYIAKVRHSTPGVTLISPPPHHDIYSIEDLAQLIFDLKNVNPYARISVKLVAEVGVGTVAAGVAKAHADHILISGFEGGTGASPLSSIKHAGIPWELGIAETQQVLVKNGLRGRVVLQTDGQLKTGRDVVIAALLGAEEFGFSSAALVALGCIMMRVCHLNTCPVGIATQDPVLRERFAGKPEHVVNFFTFVAQEVREIMAELGFRTFDEMVGRVDMLETREAMDHWKAKGLDVSVLLQKPNVPPGTPLRCVEKQDHGLEKQIDIQLLELCKPALERGERVELSLPIRNCNRTVGTMLSGEIARRYGEEGLPDDTIRIHFKGSAGQSFGAFLHHGVTLILEGDANDYLGKGISGGRLIAYPPKECDFPSHENIIAGNTLLYGATGGEVFLSGVVGERFAVRNSGARAVVEGAGDHCCEYMTGGVVVVLGKTGRNFAAGMSGGIAFVWDIDGLFEKRVNFGGGSILLEPVEDPEDVSLLRDLVERHYRYTGSARAKEVLDRWSEVLPQFVKVISVEYKTVLAEMAREQSAEQMVMD, from the coding sequence ATGCATTATCACGGACTGCCAGCACCGGATGGTTTATATCACCCCGCATACGAGCATGATGCGTGCGGTGTGGGCTTTGTGGTGAATATCCAGGGCAAAAAGTCGCACGCCATTGTGGAGCAAGGCATCCAGATTCTGGAAAACCTGGTGCACCGTGGCGCCGCAGGAAGCGACCCTGAAACGGGTGACGGCGCAGGTATCCTCATCCAGATACCCCACCAGTTTTTCCTGCGCCAGCGCGATGGTAACCTGCCCGAAGAAGGCTACTACGGGGTCGGTATGGTCTTCCTGCCCCGCGACGAGCGCGACCGCGCCCTGTGTGAGGCGGCGATAGAGACCGTGACCAAAGAGGAAGGGCAAATCTTCCTGGGCTGGCGTGAGGTTCCGGTGGACAACACCGCCATCGGTACCGCCTCGCGTGCGGTGGAGCCTGTCATCAAACAGTTCTTCATCGGGCGAGCCAAGGAGATACCCGACCAGGAGGCGTTCGAGCGCAAACTGTTTGTGATCCGTAAGGTCATTGAGAACCGTGTGTCTCGCCTGCACCTTCGGCAACCAGAGTATTTCTACATCTGCAGTTTGTCGTCGCGAACGCTCGTGTACAAAGGGCTGTTGCTGGCACACCAGATCAGCGGTTTCTATCTGGACCTGGCGGAGCCTGATGTGGTGACCGCGCTGGCGCTGGTGCATCAGCGCTTCAGCACGAACACGTTCCCCACCTGGCCGCTGGCGCACCCTTATCGTATGCTTGCGCACAACGGAGAGATTAATACCCTGCGCGGCAACCGCAACTGGATGCGCGCCCGCGAAGCCTATCTGCGTTCTTCGCTGTTCGGCGACGATGTGAAGAAGCTCACCCCACTGGTCACGGAGACGGGCAGCGACTCCGCCACGCTGGACAACGCGCTGGAGCTGCTGGTGCGAGGCGGACGTAGCCTGGCGCATGCGATGCTCATGCTTATCCCCGAGGCGTGGGGCAACCATCAATTTATGGACGAAGACCGCAAGGCGTTTTACGAATACCATGCCTGCATCATGGAGCCGTGGGATGGACCCGCCGCTGTGGCGTTCACCGACGGGCGCCAGATTGGTGCCATGCTCGACCGCAACGGTCTGCGCCCCGCACGCTATCTGGTGACGAAGGACGACCTCGTCATCATGGCATCCGAAACGGGCGTGCTGGACATTCCTGACGAGAACATCCGCTCCAAGTGGCGACTACAGCCGGGCAAAATCTTTCTGGTGGACACTGAAGAGGGGCGCATCATCGATGACGAGGAGCTGAAGGACCGAATCGTGCATCAAAAGCCCTACCGGCAGTGGCTGTTTCAAAACCGCATCGACCTGAGCAGACTCCCCGACCCGCCGCACGTCTACCTGCCCCATCACGACACCATTCTGGAGCGGCAGAAGGTGTTCGGCTACACGCTGGAAGACCTGAACATGATCCTGGCGCCGATGGCCATCGATGGTGAAGAGCCGGTCGGCTCGATGGGTAACGACACGCCTATCGCGGTGCTATCACAGCGACCACAGCTGCTGTACAACTACTTCAAACAGCTCTTTGCACAGGTGACCAACCCGCCGATTGACCACATCCGTGAAGAGATTGTGATGTCACTGGCGGACTACATCGGCAAAGACGGCAGCCTGCTGGAGGAGACGCCCGAGCACTGCCGGCAGCTACGCATCGAAACGCCCATCCTGACCAATGTGGAGCTGGAGAAACTGCGCCACATCGAGGCGAACAACTTCAGTGCGCGCACGCTGTACATGCTCTTCGACCCCGACACCGGCGCAGCGGGCATGGAGGCAGCCCTCACGCACCTGTGCAAGGAGGCGAGCCGCGCCGTCGCAGAGGGAGTGAGCATCATCATCCTCTCCGACAGAGGGGTAGACCGCAACCACGCGCCTATTCCCGCCCTGCTGGCCACCTCGGCGGTGCATCACCACCTGATTCGCGAGGGCACGCGCACAGCGGTCGGGCTGGTGGTGGAGTCGGGCGAGCCGCGCGAGGTGCACCATTTCGCCCTGCTCATCGGCTATGGCGCGAGCGCGGTGAACCCATACCTCGTGTTCGAGACGCTGGCAGACATGAAGCGCGAGGGCATGTTGCCCGAAGAGCTCACCTATGAGCAAGCCTGCAAGAACTTCATCAAGTCCATCAACAAGGGCTTGCTCAAAACGATGTCCAAGATGGGCATCTCCACCCTGCAGAGCTACCGTGGTGCGCAGATATTCGAAGCCATCGGTCTGCACGAGGAGGTCATCGACAAATACTTCACCCATACCGTCTCACGCATTAGCGGCGTGAAGCTGGACGTGATCGCGGAAGAGACGCTGGCGCGGCATCGGTTCGCCTATCCGCCTGCGCCCGTGCCGGAGAACCTGGACCTGGACCCTGGCGGGTGGTACAAGTGGCGACGCGGCGGCGAGTTCCACCAGATGAACCCCGATGTCATCGCCAAACTGCAGCACGCGGTGCGCACCGGTAACTATCAGATATACAAAGAGTACGCCGAGCTGGTGAATAAGCAGAACGAGCAACTGGCCACCCTGCGCGGACTGTTCCAGTTCAAGAAGGGCAACCCTATCCCCATCGAGGAGGTGGAGCCTGTCAGCGAGATTGTAAAGCGGTTCGCCACGGGGGCGATGTCGCTCGGCTCCATCAGCAAAGAGGCGCACGAGACGCTGGCTATCGCCATGAACCGCCTCGGCGGTAAAAGCAACACGGGCGAGGGCGGCGAAGACCCCGAACGCTACATCCCCCTGCCCAACGGCGACAGCAAGCGTAGCGCCATCAAGCAGGTGGCTTCGGGGCGGTTCGGCGTCACGACCCACTATCTGGTCAACGCCGACGAACTGCAGATTAAGATGGCTCAGGGCGCCAAGCCGGGTGAGGGCGGTCAGCTGCCGGGACACAAGGTCAGCAAGTACATCGCCAAGGTGCGCCACTCTACGCCGGGCGTGACGCTCATCTCGCCGCCGCCGCACCATGACATCTATTCCATCGAGGACCTGGCGCAACTCATCTTCGACCTGAAGAACGTCAACCCCTATGCCCGCATCTCCGTGAAGCTGGTGGCGGAAGTGGGTGTGGGCACGGTGGCGGCGGGTGTCGCCAAAGCGCACGCCGACCATATCCTCATCAGCGGTTTTGAAGGAGGCACAGGAGCGTCGCCGCTGTCCTCCATCAAGCACGCAGGCATCCCGTGGGAGCTGGGCATTGCGGAGACGCAACAGGTGCTGGTGAAGAACGGCTTGCGCGGGCGTGTGGTGCTGCAAACCGACGGTCAGCTGAAGACCGGGCGCGACGTAGTGATTGCTGCTCTGCTGGGTGCGGAGGAGTTCGGTTTCTCCAGCGCGGCACTGGTCGCACTGGGCTGCATCATGATGCGCGTGTGCCACCTGAACACCTGTCCGGTGGGTATCGCCACGCAAGACCCCGTCCTGCGCGAGCGGTTCGCGGGCAAGCCCGAACATGTGGTCAACTTCTTCACCTTTGTCGCGCAGGAAGTGCGCGAGATTATGGCGGAGCTGGGCTTCCGCACCTTCGACGAGATGGTGGGGCGCGTGGACATGTTAGAGACGCGCGAGGCGATGGACCACTGGAAGGCGAAGGGCTTGGACGTGAGCGTGTTGCTACAGAAGCCGAACGTGCCGCCGGGCACGCCTCTGCGCTGTGTGGAGAAGCAGGATCACGGACTAGAGAAGCAGATAGACATCCAGCTGCTGGAACTGTGCAAGCCTGCGCTGGAGCGAGGCGAGCGCGTGGAGCTGAGCCTGCCCATCCGCAATTGCAACCGCACGGTGGGCACGATGCTCAGCGGCGAAATCGCTCGGCGCTATGGCGAAGAAGGTCTGCCCGATGACACCATCCGCATCCACTTCAAGGGCTCTGCGGGGCAGAGCTTCGGTGCGTTCCTGCACCACGGCGTCACGCTGATCCTGGAAGGCGATGCCAACGACTATCTGGGCAAGGGCATCTCCGGCGGTCGCCTCATCGCCTATCCGCCCAAAGAGTGCGACTTCCCCTCACATGAAAACATCATCGCGGGCAACACGCTGCTGTACGGCGCGACAGGTGGCGAGGTGTTCCTGAGCGGTGTTGTGGGCGAGCGGTTCGCAGTGCGCAACAGCGGCGCGAGGGCGGTAGTGGAAGGCGCAGGCGACCACTGCTGCGAGTACATGACCGGCGGCGTGGTGGTAGTGCTGGGCAAGACGGGACGCAACTTCGCCGCGGGCATGAGCGGCGGCATCGCCTTCGTGTGGGACATCGACGGACTGTTTGAAAAGCGGGTGAACTTCGGCGGTGGCTCTATTCTGCTGGAGCCGGTGGAAGACCCCGAGGACGTGTCGCTACTGCGCGACCTGGTGGAGAGACACTATCGCTACACGGGCAGCGCTCGCGCCAAAGAGGTGCTGGACCGGTGGAGCGAGGTACTTCCCCAGTTCGTGAAGGTCATCTCGGTAGAGTACAAGACCGTGCTGGCGGAGATGGCTCGCGAGCAATCTGCCGAACAGATGGTGATGGACTGA
- the gltD gene encoding dihydropyrimidine dehydrogenase subunit A, with translation MADPKGFLKYTRETAPYRPLEERKRDWLEVHTHLPPERLQKQAARCMDCGVPFCHLGCPLGNIIPDWNDLVYRNKWHEALRRLHATNNFPEFTGRLCPAPCETACVLGINQPAVSIKQIEEHIIEYGFEKGWVQPEPPSVRTGKRVAVVGSGPAGLAAAQQLNRAGHWVTVFERADRIGGLLRYGIPDFKLDKKILDRRLQLMEAEGVRFQPCVNVGVDLTAAELLAAFDAVLLTGGSTIPRDLKVPGRELKGIHFAMEYLTQQNRLNAGDHIPPEQRITAEGKRVVIIGGGDTGADCLGTAIRQGAKEIYQIELLPKPPLERDEWTQPWPTYPMILRTSSAHEEGGIRDWSINTKWFEGDEHGNVKRLHAVRLEWYTDSSGRRQFREIPGSEFSLDVELVLLAMGFLHPQHDGLLDALGVEYDERGNVKTINYATSVPGVFSAGDMRRGQSLIVWAISEGRDAAHYVDKYLMGRTYLPLTGAKLL, from the coding sequence ATGGCTGACCCGAAAGGTTTTCTGAAATATACTCGCGAAACCGCGCCCTATCGCCCTTTGGAAGAGCGAAAGCGGGACTGGCTGGAGGTGCACACACACCTGCCGCCTGAACGCCTGCAAAAGCAGGCAGCGCGGTGCATGGACTGCGGCGTACCCTTCTGCCATTTGGGATGCCCGCTGGGCAACATCATCCCCGACTGGAACGATCTGGTATACCGCAACAAGTGGCACGAGGCGCTACGTCGCCTGCACGCCACCAACAACTTCCCCGAGTTCACGGGACGGCTGTGCCCCGCACCATGTGAAACCGCCTGTGTGCTGGGCATCAATCAGCCAGCGGTCAGCATCAAGCAGATTGAGGAGCACATCATCGAGTACGGTTTCGAGAAAGGTTGGGTTCAGCCGGAACCACCTTCGGTGCGCACAGGCAAACGGGTGGCGGTGGTCGGCTCGGGACCGGCTGGACTGGCGGCGGCACAGCAGCTGAACCGCGCCGGGCACTGGGTCACGGTGTTCGAGCGTGCCGACCGCATCGGAGGATTGCTGCGCTATGGCATTCCTGACTTCAAGCTGGACAAGAAGATTCTGGACCGCCGATTGCAGCTGATGGAGGCAGAGGGCGTCCGGTTTCAGCCCTGCGTGAACGTTGGGGTAGACCTGACCGCTGCCGAACTGCTGGCGGCGTTTGACGCGGTGCTGCTGACAGGGGGTTCCACCATCCCCCGCGACCTGAAAGTGCCCGGACGTGAGCTCAAAGGCATCCATTTCGCGATGGAATATCTCACCCAGCAGAACCGGTTGAACGCAGGAGACCATATCCCACCCGAACAACGCATCACCGCGGAGGGCAAGCGAGTGGTGATTATCGGGGGCGGCGACACCGGTGCAGACTGCCTGGGCACCGCCATCCGACAGGGCGCCAAGGAGATTTATCAGATTGAACTGCTGCCCAAACCACCGCTGGAGCGCGACGAGTGGACCCAGCCCTGGCCTACCTACCCGATGATTTTGCGCACCTCCAGCGCACACGAGGAGGGCGGCATCCGCGATTGGAGCATCAACACCAAGTGGTTCGAAGGCGACGAGCACGGCAACGTCAAACGCCTGCACGCGGTGCGACTGGAATGGTACACCGACTCTAGCGGCAGGCGGCAGTTCCGGGAGATACCCGGCAGCGAGTTCAGTCTGGATGTGGAGCTGGTGTTACTGGCGATGGGCTTCCTGCATCCCCAACACGACGGTTTACTGGACGCGCTTGGCGTGGAGTACGACGAGCGCGGCAACGTGAAGACGATAAACTATGCCACCAGCGTGCCGGGCGTGTTCTCGGCAGGCGATATGCGTCGCGGACAGTCGCTCATCGTGTGGGCAATCAGCGAAGGACGCGATGCAGCGCACTATGTGGATAAGTACCTGATGGGGCGCACCTATCTGCCTCTGACCGGAGCGAAACTGCTGTAG
- a CDS encoding glucose-1-phosphate thymidylyltransferase, which yields MNQAIVLAAGAGTRIWPYNEVRNKCATPVVNEPAVRRLVKQLREAGIHKLAVVVGIHAGSVRAALHGLDGVEIAFVSVQGTPGTALCVQAALSLLDTSQPFAVLSGDVVTTQATLNRFLEVARGSAAAAVALVQPIVPPERRIDWLGAEVKDGRIEYVEGHSRDCEHRLCGVYAFSPKAIPAIQDNPGLMTQVPVGGMPPAEAELAQSLQTLRDDGEEVLAVQVEGYLVDMDKPWHILEANRRVLDEMSRSLSESCIHPTARIHDGAEIKGFVVLGEGSEIGNRVVLEGNVFIGKHTRVVNGAIVGNAVAIGDRTRVSDYCLIGAYSVVGNRCIVGHGAELDGVMFDGAYLYHYCEISGVVGQSVDIGAATVCGTLRFDDAETIHRIKGRREFPLHGADATYFGDFSRTGVNVITQPGVKIGAYTCIGPGVVVYEDVPSRKLILLRQDLIEKEWGPERYGW from the coding sequence GTGAATCAGGCAATTGTTCTCGCTGCGGGTGCAGGAACCCGTATCTGGCCCTACAACGAGGTGCGCAATAAGTGTGCAACCCCGGTGGTGAATGAACCTGCGGTGCGCCGACTGGTGAAGCAGTTGCGGGAGGCAGGCATTCACAAACTGGCGGTGGTGGTGGGGATACACGCAGGCTCTGTGCGCGCCGCCCTGCATGGTCTGGACGGGGTAGAGATTGCCTTCGTCTCCGTGCAGGGTACGCCCGGTACGGCGCTCTGTGTACAGGCGGCGTTGTCCCTGCTGGATACTTCTCAGCCCTTCGCCGTGCTCTCTGGAGACGTGGTGACCACACAGGCAACGCTGAACCGCTTTCTGGAGGTGGCGAGAGGCAGTGCAGCCGCTGCGGTGGCGCTGGTTCAACCGATTGTGCCGCCCGAGAGACGGATAGACTGGCTGGGGGCGGAGGTGAAAGACGGGCGCATCGAGTACGTGGAGGGGCACAGCCGTGACTGCGAGCACCGATTATGCGGTGTGTACGCCTTCTCCCCCAAAGCCATCCCGGCTATTCAGGACAACCCCGGGTTGATGACGCAGGTGCCTGTGGGCGGAATGCCTCCAGCGGAAGCGGAGCTGGCGCAGAGTCTGCAAACGCTGAGGGACGACGGCGAAGAGGTGCTGGCGGTGCAGGTGGAGGGTTACCTGGTGGATATGGACAAACCCTGGCACATTCTGGAGGCGAACCGCCGCGTGCTGGACGAGATGAGCCGGAGCCTTTCGGAAAGCTGCATCCACCCTACCGCTCGCATTCACGATGGCGCGGAGATCAAAGGGTTCGTGGTGTTAGGCGAGGGCAGCGAAATAGGCAACCGCGTGGTCTTAGAGGGCAATGTGTTCATCGGCAAACACACGCGCGTGGTGAACGGCGCCATCGTCGGCAACGCCGTCGCGATTGGTGACCGCACGCGCGTCAGCGACTACTGTCTCATCGGCGCGTACAGTGTGGTAGGCAATCGGTGTATCGTCGGACACGGTGCGGAGCTGGACGGTGTGATGTTCGATGGGGCGTACCTCTACCACTACTGTGAGATTTCAGGCGTGGTGGGGCAGTCTGTCGATATCGGTGCCGCTACAGTGTGCGGCACGCTGCGATTTGATGACGCCGAAACCATTCATCGCATTAAGGGCAGACGTGAGTTTCCTCTGCACGGCGCAGACGCCACCTACTTTGGCGATTTCAGCCGCACCGGGGTGAACGTCATCACCCAGCCGGGCGTCAAAATCGGAGCATACACCTGCATCGGACCGGGCGTCGTCGTTTACGAGGACGTACCCAGCCGGAAGCTCATCCTGCTCAGGCAGGATCTGATAGAGAAGGAGTGGGGACCGGAGCGCTACGGCTGGTAA
- a CDS encoding shikimate 5-dehydrogenase gives MVERFAFILHPLRPEDFTRKYPFLRVLPFRWVEETFQHIPPRVLSHITGIESRMGARAEGWFIAVPMTPRLLLETPFEKVLPKIVRAGRMAEELGAQIIGLGAFLKVVGDRGVSVARALKTPVTTGNSYTAGSALQGTLLAAARMGIRAEEAKATVIGATGAIGSVCARILAKHVARITLVARQVERLEVLQADITQFAPAEVHISTDSRQAVRDADMVIAVSSATDVLVEPEDLRPGAVVCDVARPRNVSSAVYEKRNDVLVIDGGVIRVPGEHVDFGFNFGFPPKHAEACIAETIILALEKRFECFTLGADISVQQVEEITRLAHKHGFEVAGFRRFERAISDEEVERIRRNAGRTHEVEPPKGILSFQ, from the coding sequence GTGGTGGAGCGATTCGCGTTTATCTTGCATCCGTTGCGCCCGGAGGATTTTACCCGTAAGTATCCCTTTCTGAGGGTTCTGCCCTTCCGGTGGGTCGAGGAGACTTTCCAGCATATCCCACCGCGCGTGCTCTCCCATATCACCGGCATCGAATCCCGCATGGGAGCACGGGCGGAAGGATGGTTCATTGCCGTGCCGATGACCCCACGCCTGCTCCTGGAGACACCTTTCGAGAAGGTGCTGCCCAAAATCGTGCGGGCGGGGCGGATGGCGGAAGAGCTGGGCGCACAGATTATTGGGCTGGGTGCGTTCCTGAAGGTGGTAGGCGACCGCGGCGTCAGCGTGGCGCGCGCGCTCAAAACCCCCGTGACCACCGGCAACTCGTACACAGCAGGTAGTGCACTACAGGGCACCTTGCTGGCAGCAGCACGCATGGGCATCCGTGCCGAGGAGGCAAAGGCGACAGTTATCGGTGCGACAGGAGCGATTGGTAGCGTTTGTGCGCGCATCCTGGCGAAGCATGTGGCGCGAATCACGCTGGTGGCACGTCAGGTGGAACGGCTGGAGGTGTTACAGGCAGATATCACGCAGTTTGCCCCCGCGGAGGTACACATCAGCACAGATTCCCGACAGGCAGTGCGCGACGCCGATATGGTCATCGCGGTGAGCTCGGCGACGGATGTGCTGGTGGAACCGGAAGACCTGCGACCGGGCGCGGTGGTGTGCGATGTGGCTCGCCCGCGCAACGTGTCTTCGGCGGTGTACGAGAAACGCAACGATGTGCTGGTGATTGACGGCGGAGTGATTCGTGTGCCGGGGGAGCACGTGGATTTTGGCTTCAATTTCGGCTTCCCCCCCAAACACGCCGAGGCGTGTATTGCCGAAACCATCATCCTGGCTCTGGAGAAGCGTTTCGAGTGCTTCACGCTGGGCGCAGATATCAGCGTGCAACAGGTGGAAGAGATTACCCGCCTGGCTCACAAGCACGGCTTCGAAGTGGCAGGCTTCCGGCGTTTCGAGCGCGCTATCTCCGACGAGGAGGTGGAACGGATCCGCCGTAACGCCGGGCGCACTCACGAGGTAGAACCGCCAAAAGGTATCTTATCCTTCCAGTAG
- a CDS encoding D-lyxose isomerase, translating to MITESQLRQAQQRAMEYLRQANIVLTPEEQKNIEVADFGLGDLEHTGLELVVYVNTDRYCAKELVLFPRQTCPEHRHPPVNGDPGKMETFRCRWGEVYLYVEGEPTPNPKAKPPAGREKNYTVWHEIVLRPGEQYTIPPNTKHWFQAGDEGAVVSEFSSTSRDEADIFTDPEIDRITKVVPGE from the coding sequence ATGATCACCGAAAGCCAGCTGCGTCAGGCACAACAACGCGCGATGGAATATCTGCGCCAGGCGAATATCGTGCTGACGCCGGAGGAACAGAAGAACATCGAAGTCGCCGACTTCGGTCTGGGCGACCTGGAGCATACGGGGCTGGAGCTCGTAGTCTATGTCAACACCGACCGCTATTGCGCAAAGGAGCTGGTGCTTTTCCCTCGGCAGACCTGCCCGGAGCACCGCCATCCGCCAGTGAACGGCGACCCGGGCAAGATGGAGACTTTCCGCTGCCGCTGGGGGGAGGTCTACCTGTATGTCGAAGGCGAGCCGACGCCTAACCCGAAAGCCAAGCCTCCTGCCGGACGGGAGAAAAACTACACGGTGTGGCACGAAATCGTGCTGCGTCCGGGCGAGCAGTACACCATTCCCCCCAACACCAAACACTGGTTCCAGGCGGGCGACGAGGGCGCAGTGGTCAGCGAGTTCTCTTCCACCAGCCGCGACGAAGCGGACATTTTCACTGACCCCGAGATCGACCGCATCACCAAGGTGGTGCCGGGAGAGTAG
- a CDS encoding UPF0145 protein, with protein sequence MLVTTTPSVEGKTIKQYLGVVVGEAIVGANIFKDLFASIRDIVGGRSAAYEEELQKARDIAMQEMIQRAAAVGANAIVGIDLDYEVLGQGGSMLMVTISGTAVVVE encoded by the coding sequence ATGCTGGTCACTACCACGCCCTCGGTAGAGGGTAAAACCATCAAACAATACTTAGGTGTGGTGGTCGGAGAAGCCATCGTTGGCGCGAACATCTTCAAGGACCTGTTCGCCAGTATCCGCGACATCGTGGGCGGACGCTCCGCAGCCTACGAAGAGGAACTGCAGAAAGCTCGGGACATCGCGATGCAAGAGATGATTCAGCGTGCCGCAGCAGTGGGCGCCAACGCCATTGTCGGGATAGACCTCGACTACGAGGTGCTGGGACAGGGAGGCTCCATGCTGATGGTGACCATCAGCGGCACGGCGGTGGTCGTGGAATAG